A genomic segment from Microcoleus sp. FACHB-672 encodes:
- a CDS encoding PAS domain-containing protein, with translation MTPNFPFIKDCHAQDEAPDVAFEPAKENATIRQMEEALRSANIQLEWYRSLYENSPVIYFTLNSADAKVLAANHNGASLLGYSVEELKCNSLFELVHAQDLAGLQSAFATWVQLPVAEGKWEFRLMRQDGSILWVRTSIQLNINDQFHENYHCLEQLCADCKLGLHLSKHQHHNAFATNIGSLRQVESDPLSSISNSQINLPTAIVLVCEDITASKQVEAGLAKDRQVEVAGIPITYENQPATQVVLHDMTGRKCSEAKKRT, from the coding sequence ATGACCCCCAACTTCCCATTTATTAAAGACTGCCACGCTCAAGATGAAGCGCCAGACGTAGCCTTTGAGCCGGCAAAAGAGAATGCAACTATTCGGCAAATGGAAGAAGCACTACGGAGCGCAAACATACAACTAGAGTGGTATCGCAGCCTGTACGAAAATAGTCCTGTCATCTACTTCACCTTAAACTCAGCCGATGCCAAGGTGCTGGCAGCCAATCATAATGGTGCCAGCCTTCTGGGTTATAGCGTTGAGGAATTAAAGTGTAACTCGCTTTTTGAGCTGGTTCACGCCCAAGACTTAGCAGGGCTGCAATCAGCCTTTGCCACTTGGGTGCAATTGCCTGTTGCTGAGGGTAAATGGGAATTTCGGCTAATGCGGCAAGATGGCAGCATCTTATGGGTTAGAACCTCAATTCAGCTAAATATTAACGATCAATTTCATGAAAACTACCATTGCTTAGAGCAGCTATGTGCTGACTGTAAGCTTGGGTTGCATCTGTCAAAACATCAACATCACAATGCTTTTGCTACAAACATCGGCTCATTGCGACAAGTAGAAAGTGACCCTCTCAGTTCGATCTCGAATTCGCAAATCAACCTCCCCACAGCCATCGTGTTAGTTTGTGAAGACATAACAGCAAGCAAGCAAGTAGAAGCAGGACTTGCAAAAGATCGCCAAGTCGAAGTTGCCGGCATCCCCATCACATACGAAAACCAACCGGCAACCCAAGTAGTGCTGCACGACATGACCGGACGCAAGTGTTCAGAAGCCAAAAAACGCACTTAA